One genomic segment of Methylocystis sp. SC2 includes these proteins:
- a CDS encoding HEPN domain-containing protein, with product MLRLLKHELLTDKFPPSDTHNDGARILRRGLSVSAFSLLECYLEDRLEELTAELSRCCLNYSDFGEKLQKFLTVDALLGLGTRINFEKKSSRQRLVESFLPRIAGYALNPPLYTAIGFSPKGSNVSKDDIKAVLSALGREDAWNELGGLARLIGSSRISLDNDYSNLASTRHSAAHDSSTNIPTSDLQSHLESIIVIGITFDVLATTLVKSHQKAKSKSDLPIRLTSLNFPFRFLDEQVNGKWYERRGGSTRTIKAYASEPEARLGATRRRGGAFVILRDPRQIPMELI from the coding sequence ATGCTCCGCTTGCTCAAGCATGAACTACTTACGGATAAATTTCCTCCTTCAGACACTCACAACGATGGCGCTAGGATTTTGCGACGGGGGTTATCCGTTTCAGCATTTTCGCTCCTTGAGTGCTACTTGGAAGATCGACTGGAAGAGTTGACAGCAGAATTAAGCAGATGTTGCTTAAATTATTCAGATTTTGGTGAAAAGCTCCAAAAGTTTTTAACCGTAGATGCTCTTTTAGGGCTAGGAACTCGCATTAATTTTGAAAAAAAATCAAGCCGGCAACGGTTAGTTGAATCATTTCTGCCGCGCATCGCGGGATATGCACTAAATCCGCCACTGTATACCGCTATTGGATTTAGTCCAAAGGGCTCTAACGTATCCAAAGACGATATTAAAGCTGTACTATCCGCGCTGGGCCGCGAGGATGCTTGGAACGAGCTGGGAGGTCTAGCCCGATTAATCGGATCATCGCGTATAAGCTTGGATAATGATTATAGTAATCTGGCGTCGACAAGACATAGCGCTGCGCATGATAGCTCCACGAATATTCCGACGAGTGACCTACAGAGCCATCTTGAATCAATAATAGTGATAGGAATAACGTTTGACGTGCTTGCAACAACTCTGGTCAAATCGCATCAAAAGGCAAAAAGTAAGAGTGATCTCCCCATAAGATTAACTTCTTTGAATTTCCCATTCCGGTTTTTGGACGAACAGGTGAATGGCAAATGGTACGAACGGCGAGGCGGTTCTACACGAACAATTAAGGCTTATGCGTCTGAGCCTGAGGCTCGGTTGGGAGCGACTCGTAGAAGAGGCGGTGCATTTGTTATTTTACGCGACCCCAGGCAGATTCCAATGGAACTAATATAA